In a single window of the Leptospira barantonii genome:
- a CDS encoding tetratricopeptide repeat protein: MNQANNKIARLRLGLSGFHSVSLWSLAFYFCFFPISVYSQSECEYSQSTVAPEFFLSLALEKQTDASRIPSQEKSKKAYEESIEYYERYFRCSESLKRSVSPVSRVAKANVHFFLGQFESAEKEADAAIVSDPNFRDAYILKARILIRVGEFQKSSDYLETNLSRFPDDSDILYLLGSLNQELKNFPRAILYLTSLSDSIRNREGNPKYRSFVDKSLGEMYFANGQTKKALYFLSSYLQQNPSDITTRLTLAKIWNQLGKFSSARKELNKILKAKKNLSSVEHLLAEMYFIESKSSAFEYFNILNQQSKIPKGSVLEGLYLVLLGKYSEAKNLLLPVREKFPGRLAVRLAMLDVYEREKNPNVYAKELKEVAELVFGMQQFELAERTANRALLISDKTSVWGEAEIYDFLASCHEQSGYVYRAILMSRKSVEKAQKEEEKLKFQLHLAYILRNDPPGKREEAESIIRKVLETQPEMSYARYLLGIVLASREKYKEALEEFNVAIKTDSANGVYYFYRASVHEKLEQQESMEMDLKKSIEIDPGNPMAYNYLGYYLSEKGIRLEESLALVQKAVELAPDNEAYQDSLGWIFFKLGNHDEALLHLQLAYQILKDKGEEDPVILEHIGDVYKEKSQTRNATAYWEKSLKLFKKKEDISRIQKKIQTGSVENPGSRNEKSEK; encoded by the coding sequence ATGAATCAAGCAAATAATAAAATCGCCCGCCTACGCCTAGGGCTTTCCGGTTTCCATTCTGTTTCTCTTTGGTCCCTGGCTTTTTACTTCTGTTTTTTTCCGATCTCTGTTTATTCTCAGAGCGAATGCGAATATTCTCAGTCGACGGTTGCGCCCGAGTTCTTTCTTTCTCTCGCTTTGGAAAAACAAACCGATGCCTCGAGAATTCCTTCTCAGGAAAAATCCAAAAAAGCTTACGAAGAATCGATCGAATACTACGAACGTTATTTCCGTTGTTCGGAATCGCTCAAACGATCCGTTTCCCCCGTTTCGAGAGTGGCAAAAGCGAACGTGCATTTTTTTCTGGGTCAATTTGAAAGCGCTGAAAAAGAAGCGGACGCGGCGATCGTTTCCGATCCGAATTTCAGAGACGCATACATTTTAAAGGCGAGAATTCTCATTCGAGTGGGAGAATTTCAGAAATCCAGCGATTATCTGGAAACGAATCTCAGCCGTTTTCCGGACGATTCCGATATCTTGTATCTTTTGGGTTCCTTGAACCAGGAACTCAAAAATTTTCCGAGGGCGATTCTTTATCTGACTTCCCTCAGCGATTCGATTCGAAACCGGGAAGGCAATCCGAAATACAGATCCTTTGTGGATAAGTCCTTGGGCGAAATGTATTTTGCGAACGGTCAGACCAAGAAGGCTTTGTATTTTTTATCCTCCTATCTTCAACAAAATCCGAGCGATATCACGACCCGGTTGACACTCGCCAAAATCTGGAATCAACTCGGTAAATTCTCCTCCGCAAGAAAGGAACTGAACAAAATTCTAAAGGCGAAAAAGAATCTTTCCTCCGTGGAACATCTTCTCGCCGAAATGTATTTTATCGAAAGTAAGTCATCCGCATTCGAATATTTTAATATTCTCAATCAGCAATCCAAAATTCCGAAAGGAAGCGTTTTGGAAGGATTGTATCTCGTTCTTTTGGGAAAATACTCCGAAGCAAAGAATCTATTATTACCCGTTCGTGAAAAATTTCCGGGTCGTCTTGCGGTTCGTCTTGCTATGCTCGACGTTTACGAAAGGGAAAAAAATCCGAACGTTTACGCGAAGGAACTCAAAGAGGTCGCCGAACTCGTGTTCGGAATGCAACAGTTCGAACTCGCGGAAAGAACCGCGAACCGAGCGCTTTTGATTTCGGATAAAACGTCCGTTTGGGGCGAGGCCGAGATCTACGACTTTCTCGCTTCTTGTCACGAACAATCCGGTTATGTGTATCGTGCGATTCTCATGTCTCGTAAATCCGTGGAGAAAGCGCAAAAGGAAGAGGAAAAACTTAAGTTCCAATTGCATCTCGCCTATATCTTGAGAAACGATCCGCCCGGTAAACGCGAAGAAGCGGAGAGCATCATCCGTAAGGTTCTCGAAACCCAACCGGAGATGAGCTACGCAAGATATTTACTCGGAATCGTTTTGGCTTCTCGTGAAAAATACAAAGAGGCTCTGGAAGAATTCAACGTTGCGATCAAAACGGATTCTGCGAACGGAGTGTATTATTTTTACAGAGCTTCCGTTCACGAAAAGTTGGAACAGCAGGAATCCATGGAAATGGATCTGAAAAAATCCATCGAAATCGATCCCGGAAATCCGATGGCTTACAACTATCTCGGCTATTATCTTTCCGAGAAGGGAATTCGTTTGGAAGAATCTCTGGCTCTGGTTCAAAAGGCGGTGGAACTCGCGCCGGACAACGAAGCTTATCAGGATAGTTTAGGTTGGATTTTTTTCAAACTCGGAAATCACGACGAGGCGCTTTTGCATCTTCAACTCGCGTATCAAATTCTTAAGGACAAGGGAGAAGAAGATCCCGTCATTTTGGAACATATCGGCGACGTGTATAAGGAAAAAAGCCAAACACGGAACGCAACCGCGTATTGGGAAAAAAGTCTGAAACTTTTTAAGAAGAAGGAAGATATTTCCAGAATTCAAAAGAAAATACAAACGGGTTCCGTGGAAAATCCGGGAAGCCGAAACGAAAAATCGGAAAAATAA
- a CDS encoding LolA family protein, which produces MKLTVYSNILMCLVVLYGCFSPQIEEISFPDKGNLKFLSSKNPDAAKVLKSVRDLETKNSSYSGEFSMRIENFVPKKESFSADGKIYYDKPTGKMYIELSDPFFGMIVSRVYTDGNSIHIKTANSGPQVLPMGDILLSDPSGKKNSTIPFPVLYSLLANNSSGLAGDDPTFVNLSEKAILVKKPGEDITFWMTEFGISSVELLSKKSNLKAITKVQGTVSFPPKTTITRIVEPTTNLDRNKIEIKMKKVALSETIPASKFQF; this is translated from the coding sequence ATGAAACTAACAGTTTATTCTAATATTCTAATGTGTTTGGTCGTCCTTTACGGGTGTTTTTCACCGCAGATCGAGGAGATCAGTTTTCCGGATAAGGGAAATTTGAAGTTTCTTTCCTCCAAAAACCCGGACGCCGCAAAGGTTTTAAAATCGGTCCGAGATTTGGAAACGAAGAATTCCTCCTATTCCGGAGAATTTTCGATGAGAATCGAGAACTTCGTTCCTAAAAAGGAAAGTTTCTCGGCGGACGGAAAGATCTATTACGATAAACCGACCGGCAAGATGTATATCGAACTTTCGGATCCGTTTTTCGGAATGATCGTTTCCAGAGTTTATACGGACGGAAATTCGATTCATATCAAAACCGCGAATTCCGGACCGCAGGTATTGCCGATGGGCGATATTCTTTTGTCCGATCCGAGCGGTAAAAAAAATTCAACGATTCCGTTTCCGGTTCTTTATTCTCTTTTGGCGAATAACAGTTCCGGTCTTGCAGGGGACGATCCTACGTTCGTCAATCTTTCGGAAAAGGCGATTCTCGTCAAAAAACCGGGAGAGGACATTACCTTTTGGATGACCGAATTCGGAATCAGTTCCGTGGAACTTCTTTCCAAAAAAAGCAATCTGAAAGCGATCACAAAGGTGCAAGGAACGGTTTCCTTTCCGCCGAAAACAACGATCACAAGAATCGTTGAGCCGACTACGAATCTGGATCGGAATAAGATCGAAATCAAAATGAAAAAGGTCGCTCTTTCGGAGACGATTCCGGCTTCTAAATTTCAGTTCTGA
- a CDS encoding enoyl-CoA hydratase/isomerase family protein has product MLSEVRNNHILELYIETNEVNSLDGEFFKTISAKLDSISKDPTIKAVILTSKNEKFFSNGFNPEIFVGKTLAEIQDVLRLALDTASKLLFLERPLICAMNGHSMGLGAVYAIFCDYRIMVEKKGRLGFPESQIGINFPSVAGFMLKETVGITKARDLLYSGKGLKAEEAREIGLIDEVATSSEDLLVRARKYCEQFKDMAIGSVTGIKIALRDPVRMFAEHNAERDIKLLSEAVFSPNGQEGMKSILERRRPVFQ; this is encoded by the coding sequence ATGCTTTCTGAAGTAAGAAACAATCATATTCTGGAACTTTATATAGAAACCAACGAAGTGAATTCGTTAGACGGAGAATTTTTCAAAACGATTTCCGCGAAACTGGATTCGATTTCCAAGGACCCGACGATCAAAGCCGTGATCCTAACTTCCAAAAACGAAAAGTTTTTTTCCAACGGATTCAATCCGGAGATTTTCGTAGGCAAGACTCTCGCGGAGATTCAGGACGTCCTTCGCCTCGCTTTGGATACCGCTTCTAAACTTTTATTTTTGGAAAGACCTTTGATCTGCGCGATGAACGGACATTCTATGGGACTCGGCGCGGTCTATGCGATCTTTTGCGACTATAGAATTATGGTGGAAAAAAAGGGGAGACTCGGTTTTCCGGAATCCCAGATCGGAATCAACTTTCCATCGGTTGCAGGTTTTATGTTGAAGGAAACCGTTGGAATCACGAAGGCCCGCGATCTTTTGTATTCCGGAAAAGGACTGAAAGCGGAAGAAGCCCGAGAAATCGGACTGATCGACGAGGTCGCAACTTCGTCCGAAGACCTTCTAGTCCGCGCTCGCAAATACTGCGAACAGTTCAAGGACATGGCGATCGGTTCCGTAACCGGAATTAAAATCGCTTTGAGAGATCCGGTTCGTATGTTTGCGGAGCACAACGCGGAAAGGGACATCAAACTTCTTTCCGAAGCGGTGTTTTCTCCGAACGGTCAGGAAGGAATGAAGTCCATCCTCGAAAGAAGAAGACCCGTATTTCAGTAA
- a CDS encoding FAD-binding oxidoreductase has protein sequence MFYTELNAKIDYSRDNLRWNAWGAYGQDFFRVGQMQEILAFLADEFKISDIRKTPPVALEEITLPKSSFSPAQIRELGKISGGKNFSTERRERVLHSAGRSYYDVLRLSFNTLKSFVDGVIYPSKESEISKILEYCSKNNITVIPFGGGSSVVGGLEVVKGKGQKSVLSLDTTRMDALISLDKESHLATFQAGIYGPKLEKLLNDKGFTLGHFPQSFEYSTLGGWIAARSAGQQSNRYGKIEEILTCLKVITPTGAVETLREPASSTGPNLNHIFAGSEGLLGIITEATIKVHKLPETRKYFGIVFPNFAAGVDFIRDVNHKEIPTSMIRLSDTNETRLYQTLGTLGKKNTPIRWIKNLIQNQVLKMNSIGEDKCVILLGLDGTKQDVAQNFAKIKPLIGKHKGLYAGTHLGEQWIHSRYNMPFLRNHVMENGIGVDTMETSTTYDRVLNLHKEGIASLEKSIPGSIAMCHISHSYHEGACLYYTIIFPMDEKKPADQWFKMKRMVSDTFFQNGAPISHHHGVGFDHKVWYEKATSKPALLGLKAFKKEVDKKEILNPGKVFH, from the coding sequence ATGTTTTATACGGAACTCAATGCAAAGATAGACTATTCAAGGGACAATTTGAGATGGAATGCATGGGGCGCTTACGGCCAAGATTTTTTTAGAGTGGGACAGATGCAGGAGATTCTCGCCTTTCTCGCTGACGAATTCAAAATCTCCGATATCCGCAAAACTCCACCGGTCGCTTTGGAAGAAATCACACTTCCTAAGTCGTCCTTTTCACCCGCACAAATCAGAGAGCTCGGAAAGATCAGCGGTGGAAAAAACTTTTCAACCGAACGTAGAGAACGGGTTCTTCACTCCGCGGGAAGAAGTTACTACGACGTTCTCAGACTTTCCTTCAACACTCTGAAAAGTTTCGTGGACGGGGTCATTTATCCGAGCAAAGAATCCGAAATTTCAAAAATCCTGGAATACTGTTCGAAAAACAATATCACCGTGATTCCGTTCGGAGGCGGTTCTTCCGTAGTCGGCGGCTTGGAAGTAGTAAAAGGAAAAGGTCAAAAAAGTGTTCTTTCCTTGGACACAACCCGTATGGACGCGCTGATCTCATTGGATAAAGAAAGTCATCTTGCTACCTTTCAAGCTGGAATCTACGGACCAAAACTCGAGAAATTGTTAAACGACAAGGGATTTACGCTCGGTCATTTTCCCCAGTCCTTCGAATATTCGACGTTAGGCGGTTGGATCGCGGCGAGAAGCGCGGGGCAACAGTCCAATCGTTACGGAAAAATCGAAGAGATTCTCACCTGTCTGAAAGTAATCACTCCGACCGGCGCCGTCGAAACGCTCAGAGAACCCGCGTCCTCTACCGGACCGAACTTGAATCATATCTTTGCGGGAAGCGAAGGTCTACTCGGAATCATCACCGAAGCGACGATCAAGGTTCATAAACTTCCGGAAACAAGAAAGTATTTCGGAATCGTGTTTCCTAACTTTGCCGCGGGCGTGGATTTTATCCGAGACGTAAATCACAAGGAAATCCCAACTTCGATGATCCGTCTTTCGGATACGAATGAAACCCGTCTCTACCAAACGTTAGGTACTCTTGGTAAAAAAAATACTCCGATCCGTTGGATCAAAAATTTGATTCAAAATCAGGTTCTCAAAATGAATTCTATCGGCGAGGATAAGTGTGTGATTCTCCTCGGGTTGGACGGAACTAAACAGGACGTAGCTCAGAATTTCGCGAAAATCAAACCTCTGATCGGAAAACACAAGGGCCTCTATGCGGGAACCCATCTGGGAGAACAATGGATTCATTCCAGATACAACATGCCTTTCCTAAGAAATCACGTAATGGAAAACGGAATCGGCGTCGACACGATGGAAACTTCGACGACATACGATCGTGTTCTCAATCTCCATAAGGAAGGAATCGCTTCTCTTGAAAAATCGATTCCCGGTTCGATCGCGATGTGTCATATCTCTCATAGCTATCACGAAGGCGCTTGTTTGTATTACACCATCATTTTTCCGATGGATGAAAAGAAACCCGCGGATCAGTGGTTCAAGATGAAACGTATGGTTTCGGATACTTTCTTTCAAAACGGAGCTCCGATTTCACACCACCACGGCGTGGGATTCGATCATAAGGTTTGGTATGAAAAAGCGACTTCCAAACCCGCTCTTCTCGGTTTAAAAGCGTTTAAGAAAGAAGTGGATAAGAAGGAAATTCTAAACCCGGGAAAAGTATTTCATTAA
- a CDS encoding PP2C family protein-serine/threonine phosphatase, which translates to MNPFHSVRRYLRLIFDINEDRIRHEKEYIGELHRQAKILHYPGSIIGIIAWLGFALDTDRKLHPEFPELFYFRIGLSLLSFFFLIALAVDRLTGTNIRGKGLEWAYILFLYIFSVTAFFTGRIADDPNYVSGLQIVVMSAVFMPFPRKALFSFYVLSIFTFLVSVAIYHPNLGTNQASYSMQNLAISYLLAFFSGFIVERYRFSNFISHFKILEKNREISENMEQIQNLKEKQDGDYFLTSLLLDPLIAKKTEGDLVKIDFALNQYKKFMFREKEYELGGDYLSAYDLTLQGKKFKAFINGDAMGKSIQGAGGALVLGAVYNSVIIRSKMDPDSANRSPERWLKDCFTDLQKVFETFDGSMLVSAVLGLVEEDTGTLYYLNIEHPWLILYRDGKASFIDPETHFYKLGVGGINAQVYVRLFQMKPGDRIFCGSDGKDDLILVETSDGKRKINEDETEFLRRVEEAKGELSEIENLLLSFGNFSDDYSLLSIEYGGTISSKALHSEKFSRAKKAVLSKDFEGALQIYEESSASDVSHSPEDLKLLARVYEKLGDLTQALASANRALHLDPADHELLLYSSLLTKREYSKSKNGELLKKAEELSERFRLRFPNHVKNLIHLADVYRLQGNKARTKYLIDRAFELEPQNERVKELRKLIAS; encoded by the coding sequence ATGAATCCCTTCCATTCGGTCCGAAGATATCTGCGCCTTATATTTGACATCAATGAAGATCGAATCCGACACGAGAAAGAATACATCGGCGAACTTCATAGACAGGCGAAGATTCTTCATTACCCAGGTTCCATCATTGGAATTATCGCTTGGCTCGGATTCGCGTTAGACACCGATCGAAAGCTTCATCCCGAATTTCCGGAACTTTTTTATTTCAGAATCGGTTTGAGTTTACTCAGTTTTTTCTTTCTGATCGCGTTAGCAGTAGATCGACTTACCGGAACCAACATTCGAGGTAAAGGACTCGAGTGGGCTTACATTCTTTTTCTTTATATTTTTAGCGTAACCGCTTTTTTTACGGGAAGAATCGCGGACGATCCAAACTACGTTTCCGGTCTTCAGATCGTTGTCATGTCCGCTGTGTTTATGCCCTTTCCGAGAAAGGCTCTTTTTTCATTTTACGTTCTTTCCATATTCACGTTTCTCGTTTCGGTTGCGATTTATCATCCCAATCTTGGAACCAATCAGGCTTCGTATTCCATGCAGAATTTGGCGATCAGTTACCTACTCGCTTTTTTCAGCGGTTTTATCGTGGAGCGTTATCGTTTTTCCAACTTCATCAGTCATTTTAAGATATTGGAAAAGAACCGCGAAATTTCAGAGAACATGGAACAGATCCAAAACTTAAAGGAAAAACAGGACGGGGATTACTTTCTCACTTCTCTTTTGCTCGATCCTTTGATCGCAAAAAAAACGGAAGGTGATCTGGTTAAGATCGATTTTGCATTGAATCAATATAAGAAATTTATGTTTCGCGAAAAGGAATACGAATTGGGAGGCGATTATCTAAGCGCCTACGATCTGACCCTTCAAGGAAAAAAATTCAAAGCGTTTATCAACGGGGACGCGATGGGAAAATCCATCCAAGGTGCGGGAGGTGCGCTCGTTCTCGGGGCCGTTTACAATTCCGTAATCATTCGTTCTAAGATGGACCCGGATTCGGCGAATCGTTCCCCGGAGAGATGGTTGAAGGATTGTTTCACCGATCTTCAAAAAGTTTTCGAAACCTTCGACGGTAGTATGCTCGTTTCCGCAGTTTTGGGTTTGGTCGAAGAAGACACGGGAACATTATACTATTTGAATATTGAACATCCTTGGTTGATTCTTTACCGGGACGGAAAGGCTTCGTTTATCGATCCCGAAACTCATTTTTACAAACTCGGCGTGGGGGGAATCAACGCTCAGGTTTACGTTCGATTGTTTCAGATGAAACCCGGAGACCGAATTTTCTGCGGCTCGGACGGTAAGGACGATTTGATTTTGGTCGAGACCTCGGACGGAAAAAGAAAAATCAACGAAGACGAAACCGAATTCTTGCGAAGAGTCGAAGAGGCAAAGGGAGAATTGTCCGAGATCGAAAATCTTCTTTTGTCCTTCGGAAACTTTTCGGACGACTACAGCCTTTTGTCCATCGAATACGGTGGAACGATTTCTTCCAAGGCGCTTCATTCGGAAAAATTCTCCAGAGCCAAAAAAGCGGTTCTCTCCAAAGACTTTGAAGGAGCCCTTCAAATTTATGAAGAATCCTCTGCGTCCGACGTTTCCCATTCTCCGGAAGACCTGAAACTTCTTGCGAGGGTTTACGAAAAATTAGGGGATCTAACGCAGGCGCTCGCAAGCGCAAACCGCGCATTGCATTTGGACCCTGCGGATCATGAGCTTTTATTGTATTCCTCCCTTCTTACCAAACGGGAATATTCCAAGAGTAAGAATGGCGAACTTTTGAAAAAGGCGGAAGAACTGAGCGAAAGATTCAGGCTTCGTTTTCCGAACCACGTCAAAAATTTAATTCATCTCGCGGACGTATATCGTCTTCAAGGAAACAAGGCTCGGACAAAATATCTGATCGATCGGGCTTTTGAACTCGAACCTCAAAACGAAAGAGTTAAGGAACTCAGAAAGTTGATCGCTTCCTGA
- a CDS encoding glycerol-3-phosphate dehydrogenase/oxidase: MAQNKKLPSTNTKFSKDSHSSVYDLLVIGGGITGAHVLWDSTLRGMKSVLLEKNDYASGTSQATSKMIHGGLRYLKNFELGLVRESLRERATLARITPHAVQTMGFLVPIYSNAERFVLKVGMEMYNALSYDRNANICTDRLIPKYSFLSKEQTVMESPTIERDKLKGSYLYYDYLNLNPERHTCEFIFSAREKGAEARNYTEVISISRTNDGIYTVIAKEKISGKNISFQTKAVVNAAGPWADFVESLAGVPMDKHLVRSKGIHVVTRRIHGDKTLVTKKKDGTHLFIIPWRNKTIIGTTDTEYPDSPDRFRVTKKDIEELLSEVNHSFGYTDLTLDDVDFYYGGLRPLVEDPGETKSTYNASRKTEIFDHKDSGFPGFFTAMGGKYTTSRAVGEEVVNKVAAYLPGNFRVCETATIPAATGNYSDLSTLTRDLGKKFSKLNGELIETAAFRYGSQSFSVLEKSSSKEEFAVLQNGEKFFESEIRFIANREDIRFATDFFFRRSGVGVPGLPEEKETNKIVRSLAKHLGWNGARISKEIKSVEERYKIY; this comes from the coding sequence ATGGCTCAAAATAAAAAATTGCCTTCTACAAATACGAAATTTTCCAAGGATTCCCATTCTTCCGTCTACGATCTGTTAGTGATTGGCGGCGGAATTACGGGCGCGCACGTTCTTTGGGATTCCACTCTGAGAGGAATGAAATCCGTTTTACTGGAAAAGAACGACTATGCTTCGGGAACAAGTCAGGCGACATCGAAGATGATCCACGGCGGTTTGCGTTATCTTAAAAATTTCGAATTGGGGCTCGTGAGGGAATCTTTACGGGAAAGAGCCACTTTAGCCAGAATTACTCCTCACGCGGTTCAAACGATGGGCTTTTTGGTTCCTATCTATTCCAACGCGGAAAGATTCGTTCTCAAAGTCGGAATGGAGATGTATAACGCGCTTTCCTACGATCGTAATGCGAATATTTGTACGGACCGTTTGATTCCTAAATACAGTTTTCTTTCCAAGGAACAAACCGTAATGGAATCTCCTACGATCGAACGAGATAAACTCAAAGGCTCTTATCTATATTACGATTATCTAAATCTCAATCCGGAAAGACATACCTGCGAATTCATTTTTTCCGCCCGCGAAAAAGGAGCGGAAGCGAGAAACTATACCGAGGTGATTTCGATTTCTCGTACAAACGACGGGATCTATACGGTGATCGCGAAGGAAAAAATTTCGGGAAAGAACATTTCGTTTCAAACAAAAGCGGTGGTGAACGCGGCCGGACCTTGGGCGGACTTTGTGGAATCTCTGGCCGGAGTTCCCATGGACAAACACTTGGTGCGATCCAAAGGAATTCACGTAGTCACAAGAAGAATTCACGGCGACAAAACACTTGTGACAAAAAAGAAAGACGGCACTCATCTTTTTATCATTCCTTGGAGAAACAAGACCATCATCGGCACGACGGATACGGAATATCCGGACAGCCCCGATCGTTTTAGAGTCACCAAAAAGGATATAGAAGAATTATTAAGCGAAGTGAATCATTCCTTCGGTTATACGGACCTCACCTTGGACGACGTCGATTTTTATTACGGCGGACTCAGGCCTCTTGTGGAAGATCCGGGCGAAACCAAATCCACATACAACGCTTCTCGAAAGACCGAAATTTTCGATCATAAAGATTCCGGCTTCCCCGGATTTTTTACGGCGATGGGCGGTAAATATACTACGAGCCGCGCAGTCGGAGAAGAAGTAGTAAACAAAGTGGCCGCTTATCTTCCCGGAAATTTTCGCGTTTGCGAAACTGCGACGATTCCCGCTGCGACCGGGAATTACTCGGATCTATCGACGTTGACTCGAGATCTCGGAAAAAAATTCTCCAAATTAAACGGAGAATTGATCGAAACGGCGGCCTTTCGTTACGGCTCTCAGTCTTTTTCAGTTTTGGAAAAAAGTTCTTCTAAAGAAGAATTTGCCGTTCTTCAAAACGGCGAAAAGTTTTTTGAAAGTGAAATTCGTTTTATCGCAAACCGGGAAGACATTCGTTTCGCGACTGATTTCTTTTTTAGAAGATCGGGTGTGGGAGTTCCGGGTTTACCCGAGGAAAAGGAAACGAACAAGATCGTTCGTTCCTTGGCGAAACACTTGGGTTGGAACGGAGCCAGAATCTCCAAAGAGATCAAGTCCGTCGAAGAACGTTATAAGATTTACTAA
- a CDS encoding TetR/AcrR family transcriptional regulator, translating to MPKIVNHEKYKIEILSKCVDILARRGYSAVSMREIATELDVSTGTLYHYFATKEDIFKELVKFVLSKDIEELQLYSKGNPGQTLEARVESLFQMIQARESYFQNLLYIICDVSRLKNHEEEKALIADALKEYVNIITKHLGVTNPTLNRILISVILGTVVQRIVDGDAISLSDTSEIIKDFMSILLSNSFTF from the coding sequence ATGCCAAAGATAGTGAATCATGAAAAATACAAAATCGAAATCCTATCCAAGTGTGTGGATATTCTCGCAAGAAGGGGTTACTCCGCGGTTTCGATGCGGGAAATCGCGACGGAACTCGACGTTTCCACCGGAACTCTGTATCACTACTTCGCAACCAAGGAAGATATATTTAAGGAATTGGTGAAGTTCGTCCTCAGCAAGGACATCGAAGAACTACAACTCTACTCGAAAGGAAATCCGGGACAAACCCTCGAAGCCAGAGTGGAATCCCTTTTCCAAATGATCCAAGCAAGAGAATCCTACTTTCAAAATCTTTTATACATCATCTGCGACGTTTCCCGCTTGAAGAACCACGAAGAGGAAAAGGCTTTGATCGCGGACGCGCTGAAAGAATACGTGAACATCATCACGAAACACTTAGGAGTGACAAACCCGACCTTGAACCGAATCCTAATCAGCGTTATTTTAGGAACCGTAGTTCAAAGAATCGTGGACGGAGACGCGATCAGCCTTTCCGATACTTCCGAGATCATCAAGGATTTCATGTCCATTCTTCTTTCCAACTCGTTCACGTTCTAA
- a CDS encoding DUF962 domain-containing protein encodes MKSVETWFDEYADSHRNPVNKNIHWICVPLIYFTVIGLLWSIPAPAFFLSVPYLNFATISLVLALAFYIRLSPSLALGMFFLSSLMIYLIVLLQAMVLPIMLGTYAYGILELSITIFVLAWIGQFIGHKIEGKKPSFFKDLQFLMIGPIWLLGFVYKKMKIAY; translated from the coding sequence ATGAAATCCGTTGAAACCTGGTTTGACGAATACGCGGACAGTCATCGGAATCCGGTGAATAAAAACATACATTGGATCTGCGTTCCTTTGATTTACTTTACGGTCATTGGTCTTCTTTGGTCGATCCCCGCGCCTGCTTTTTTTCTATCCGTTCCGTATTTGAACTTCGCGACGATCTCCCTCGTATTGGCGCTCGCATTTTACATTCGACTTTCTCCGTCCTTGGCCTTGGGAATGTTCTTCCTAAGTTCATTGATGATCTATTTGATCGTTCTTCTTCAAGCAATGGTTCTTCCGATCATGCTCGGAACCTATGCGTATGGAATTTTAGAACTTTCGATTACGATTTTCGTTCTGGCTTGGATCGGACAGTTCATCGGTCATAAGATCGAAGGTAAAAAACCTTCCTTCTTCAAGGATCTTCAGTTTTTGATGATCGGGCCGATTTGGTTGTTGGGGTTCGTTTATAAAAAGATGAAAATCGCTTATTGA